A single region of the Sporichthya brevicatena genome encodes:
- a CDS encoding deaminase has protein sequence CCHDSHPSWNESLHQTRGDSIRLSSLVDDGGVPADEPEDRRIDRLVTKANDLCLHSNDPARIARLAVAEIVIKRRELAGPTAKDSPPTTPDLRHRIAFVLDSLKRPHEVALLRRVYGERFVLVSFLMDRAERHSALVSRMRLDEPNAPDLDSRAEALLDRDQAEGLPHGQAVGKTYWLADLFVGCSTTQPAALRTPRLDAAAEIRRFLDLLFGNPQAQTPTDDEYGMHLAKMAESRTTALGRRVGAAIVDRDGAVVALGCNEVPRGSATDADKGHDTNATEVIRLAEQTLRGMAEAGMLAPKIAKGLIKNGTSIAREALEVSPLRDLIEFQRPVHAEMAAILDATRRRVDVTDCSMCVTAYCCHLCAKHVLDLGLRPVVYLEPYPKSRAVEMYEEAARTTFVPFVGVAPRRFQALFVDVSERKGHDGTVRSWDQATAVPGVGTVVTDAAVLQAELDEIAELDDNTTATLPGPSDPEHA, from the coding sequence GTGCTGCCACGACTCTCATCCTTCCTGGAATGAGAGCCTCCACCAGACCCGGGGCGATTCAATTCGGCTCAGCAGCCTCGTGGATGACGGCGGAGTTCCTGCCGACGAGCCGGAGGACAGGAGGATCGATCGGTTGGTCACGAAGGCCAACGATCTGTGCCTCCATTCGAACGACCCTGCCCGGATCGCCCGCCTGGCGGTCGCCGAGATTGTCATCAAACGCCGGGAGTTGGCTGGCCCGACAGCGAAGGACAGCCCTCCGACAACGCCTGACCTGCGCCATCGGATCGCGTTCGTGCTCGATTCGCTCAAGCGTCCACACGAGGTGGCGTTGTTGCGCCGGGTCTACGGCGAGCGCTTTGTCTTGGTCAGCTTTCTGATGGATCGCGCCGAACGGCATTCGGCGCTGGTCAGCCGCATGCGCCTCGACGAGCCGAACGCGCCCGACCTTGACTCCCGTGCTGAGGCGCTGCTCGATCGCGATCAGGCGGAGGGTCTGCCCCACGGCCAGGCAGTGGGGAAGACCTACTGGCTCGCCGACCTTTTCGTCGGCTGCTCCACAACGCAGCCGGCCGCCTTGCGGACCCCACGCCTGGACGCCGCCGCAGAGATCCGTCGGTTCCTCGATCTGCTGTTCGGAAACCCCCAGGCGCAGACGCCGACCGATGACGAATACGGCATGCACCTCGCCAAGATGGCCGAGTCCCGGACCACCGCGTTGGGACGGAGGGTCGGGGCTGCGATCGTCGACCGCGACGGCGCGGTCGTCGCTTTGGGTTGCAACGAAGTCCCACGAGGCTCTGCGACCGACGCCGACAAGGGGCACGACACGAACGCCACCGAGGTGATCCGACTCGCCGAACAGACCCTGCGGGGCATGGCCGAGGCCGGCATGCTCGCGCCGAAAATCGCCAAAGGACTCATCAAGAACGGCACCAGTATCGCGAGAGAAGCGTTGGAGGTCTCACCGCTGCGCGACCTGATCGAGTTTCAGCGGCCTGTGCACGCCGAGATGGCGGCGATACTTGACGCGACCCGCCGACGGGTGGATGTGACCGACTGCTCAATGTGCGTCACCGCTTACTGCTGCCACCTGTGCGCGAAACACGTCCTCGATCTGGGTCTCAGGCCCGTCGTGTATCTGGAGCCTTACCCGAAAAGCCGGGCAGTCGAGATGTACGAGGAGGCAGCGCGAACGACCTTCGTCCCCTTCGTCGGCGTCGCTCCCCGGCGCTTCCAGGCGCTTTTCGTCGACGTCAGCGAACGCAAGGGGCACGACGGGACGGTACGGAGCTGGGATCAAGCCACCGCCGTCCCGGGCGTGGGGACCGTCGTCACCGACGCCGCCGTGCTGCAGGCCGAATTGGACGAGATCGCCGAACTCGACGACAACACCACAGCGACGCTTCCTGGCCCGAGCGACCCCGAGCATGCATGA